From Brucella anthropi ATCC 49188:
CAAGCGGACTCTCGCCGATGGAAGCGCCATGTAAAAGCGAACGCTTTTCCGACTCTGCCGTGACATAGATGCCGGACCCCATGCGGATTTCGACATTACCGGCGATTTCGAGTGCAATAAGCGCCTCGCGCAGCGAAGGCCGCGACACGCCAAGTTGCTGCGCCAGCTCGCGTTCAGCCGGTAGCCTGCTGCCAGCAGGAAACTGGCCGTCCTGGATAAGGCTTCTCACCCGATCTGCGATCTGCTGATAAAGCCTGCGCGGTTCCGCAGTTGCCGTAAAATCGCTCATAGCGCTCCCAAATCCGCCTCTCCTCGAATTGGCCTTACCATATTTCCAACCGAACAGAAGCGCAATATGCTTAAAAACCCGGTTAATTGCGGCAAATCGCGCATTTCATCATGTGGAACCGAACCAATCGTTCGATAAAGAATCCTACTGGCTTGACCAATTTACCCTGCATCGCTTAGTTAAAACCACTGATTTATGGGAGAAGGTCATGCACGAGAAGCCAGCGATCCTGCAGTTCGGCACCAGCCGTTTTCTGTTGGCTCATGTCGATTTCTTTGTTTCAGAGGCGCTTTCCAAGGGCAAAGCCATCGGGACAATTGCCGTCGTGCAGACGACTTCAAACCCGCAGAGCAGCCAGCGCATCGCGGCTTTGAACGAAAGCAACGGCTATCCTGTGATGATCCGTGGGCTTGTCGACGGCAAGCCATCCGAAACGGAACATCAGGCGAAGGGCGTTACCGCTGCCTATTCCGCACATCACGACTGGGCGGCGATTCTCGACCTCGGTGCCAGCGTCGATGTGATCCTCTCCAACACCGGCGACAAGGGCTACGAACTCGACAGAAGCGATGACAGCTCGCTTCTTGCGAACCCGGATGCCTTGCCGAAGAGTTTTCCAGCCAAACTTCTGGTGCTCCTACATCACCGCTGGCAGCACAATCCCGATGCGCCATTGTCGCTGTTTCCCTGCGAGCTGATCTCGCGCAATGGCGACAGGTTGCGCTCGATCCTCATCGATCTTGCCCATGACTGGAAACTGCCGGACGGTTTCGTGCAATGGCTCGAAACCCGATGCATTTTTGCCAACAGCCTTGTCGACCGCATCGTTTCCGAACCCATCGAGCCAATCGGCGCCATCGCCGAGCCCTATGCGCTCTGGGCAATCGAGAAGGCCGATGGCCTGACGCTTCCTTGCGAACACGAAGATATCGTCGTCACCGACGATCTTGCGCGCTATGAGCATTTGAAACTCTACTTGCTCAACCTTGGCCACACATTCATCGCGGAACAATGGCTCAAGGGCAGCCGTCCGAAAGACGAGATCGTACTGGAAGCCATGCAGGACGAAACGATCCGGAATGAACTGGAAGCGGTATGGCGCGAGGAAGTCCTGCCGGTATTTGCTGCGGACGGCCTTGGCGAACAGGCCGAAGCTTACGTGGCTTCGGTGCGGGAGCGGTTTCTCAACCCTTTCCTCAAGCATCGCATCGCAGACATTGCTTCCAACCATGACGAAAAAAAGCGGCGTCGCTTCGCTCCGGTCATCGCCCTTGCGTCGGAACTCGGCCTCAATCTCGCACAGAGCCGTTTGAAGGCAGCTGTCGGCTAAGCCATTCGTTCAGTTCGATTTCTGCGCGTTCCAGCGCACTGTAATTCAGTAGTTTGCGCAAAAGCGCTACCGTCACGGCACGAGCCCGGAGGTTGAAACGCCCTTCCTCCGGCTCACCTTTTTCCTGATAAACGCCAAGTTTTTCATAGAGTTGCTGCAATCTGTTCTGAACGCTTCTCAGCGACAGATTGCGGCGGCGCGCAATAACGCGATCCGTAAGCCCCAGCGCGATATCGACCAGAATTTCATACTCACTTTCGCTGAAACCGCTGGCATGACCGAGGCTCTTTTGCTGCAGGCCGCGCACCTCGCGGTCGATGACGCATTGTGCTTCGACAAAGATACTGCGCAATGCCAGCCGCAGCTTATCGTCGGACGCCGATTTCAGCACATAGCCATAAGCCGCCCCTTCCGGCACGATGCGCGACACACCGCGCACATAGGCTTCGTCGGCATAGTTCGACCAGAACAGGATGCGCGTTTCAGGATTCTCCTTCCAGATGGTGCGGGCGGCCTCAATACCATTGCGCCCGCTCATCTGCAGGTCCATGACAATATGGGCTGCGCGGTGCTGACGGGCCAGCTTCTCACCTGCCGAGCCGTTGTCGGCTTCCAGCACATCGCTACATTCAGGCAATGCCGCAAGCACAGCCTCGCCAAGATAGGCGCGATGCAATGGATCATCTTCCACGATCAGAACATGCATTTTACCCTCCCGTCTCCCGGCACATTTCCACAGGCAGATGGATCGTCACGCTGGTGCCACCGCCTTCCCCATTTTTCCTGATAGCAAAACTTGCAGAAATCAACCGCGCGCGCGTGCGCATATTGTCGATCCCATGTCCGACGCCATGCCCGTCACTAGAACGTTGCACCTGGCGATCCATGCCGATACCATTGTCAGCGACTTCGACGTGCAGGCGACCGCCCTTGTCGCGAAACGTAACCCGCAACCGGCTGGCATGAGCATGGCGGATCGTATTGTTGATCGCTTCCTGCACGATGCGGAACAGCGAAGTCGCAACTGTTTCCTCCAGCCGATCGGCCATGCCGTCGCTGCGGTCGTCCAGCGTCCACTCGATGGACGATCCACTGTCGCGCACCGAACGGTCAAGATGGTTTTCCGTCGCTTGCACAAAACCGAACAGCTGAAGAATTGAAGGCTTAGCTTCTTCAATGATTTGCCTGAGATCGTGCATGCAATGCTGCAGCCCGCGAAACAGCGGTTCAAGCTGCTCGCCCGAGAGGTCCGGTGCATGGGTAAGCCGCTCCACGTGACGCGCAAGGCGTGTC
This genomic window contains:
- a CDS encoding D-mannonate oxidoreductase, coding for MHEKPAILQFGTSRFLLAHVDFFVSEALSKGKAIGTIAVVQTTSNPQSSQRIAALNESNGYPVMIRGLVDGKPSETEHQAKGVTAAYSAHHDWAAILDLGASVDVILSNTGDKGYELDRSDDSSLLANPDALPKSFPAKLLVLLHHRWQHNPDAPLSLFPCELISRNGDRLRSILIDLAHDWKLPDGFVQWLETRCIFANSLVDRIVSEPIEPIGAIAEPYALWAIEKADGLTLPCEHEDIVVTDDLARYEHLKLYLLNLGHTFIAEQWLKGSRPKDEIVLEAMQDETIRNELEAVWREEVLPVFAADGLGEQAEAYVASVRERFLNPFLKHRIADIASNHDEKKRRRFAPVIALASELGLNLAQSRLKAAVG
- a CDS encoding response regulator transcription factor; translation: MHVLIVEDDPLHRAYLGEAVLAALPECSDVLEADNGSAGEKLARQHRAAHIVMDLQMSGRNGIEAARTIWKENPETRILFWSNYADEAYVRGVSRIVPEGAAYGYVLKSASDDKLRLALRSIFVEAQCVIDREVRGLQQKSLGHASGFSESEYEILVDIALGLTDRVIARRRNLSLRSVQNRLQQLYEKLGVYQEKGEPEEGRFNLRARAVTVALLRKLLNYSALERAEIELNEWLSRQLPSNGSVRD